The genomic segment TATCGGGCAACGTTCAGGATGAGTGGCAAGCGTAATCATTAAGGAAGCACATCATGGCTGACGTAGGTATTTTTGTCGGAACAATGTACGGAAACTCGCTGCTGGTGGCGGAAGAGGCCGAGGCGATCCTCGCCAGTCTGGGCCATAAAGCCACGGTCTATGAAGATCCTGATCTGTCCGACTGGGAAAAATACAAAGGCAAGTACAGCCTGGTGGTGACCTCAACCACAGGGCAAGGCGACCTGCCTGATAGCATCGTGCCGCTTTTCCAGGGGATTAAAGACCAT from the unidentified bacterial endosymbiont genome contains:
- a CDS encoding flavodoxin; amino-acid sequence: MADVGIFVGTMYGNSLLVAEEAEAILASLGHKATVYEDPDLSDWEKYKGKYSLVVTSTTGQGDLPDSIVPLFQGIKDHLGYQPDVHYGIIALGDSAYANFCGGGKQFDALLQEQSARRVGDMLLIDAGEHPEPESQSNPWVAHWATLLK